One segment of Alligator mississippiensis isolate rAllMis1 chromosome 13, rAllMis1, whole genome shotgun sequence DNA contains the following:
- the SMIM1 gene encoding small integral membrane protein 1, with the protein MQPQDTGVQYRRWNNNSRDEVSVNVSTAEASGCRRVYNKLCTGKVGIAVKVIGGNILFWIVFIIGYMTGYYVHKCK; encoded by the exons ATGCAGCCTCAAGACACAGGCGTTCAGTACAGGCGGTGGAACAACAACAGTCGTGATGAAGTCAGTGTGAACGTGTCCACTGCTGAGGCATCAGGATGTAGGAG GGTTTACAATAAGCTGTGCACAGGGAAAGTCGGCATCGCAGTTAAAGTGATCGGAGGAAACATCCTCTTCTGGATTGTTTTCATCATTGGCTACATGACAGGTTACTATGTGCACAAGTGCAAGTAG